The Bernardetia litoralis DSM 6794 genome includes a window with the following:
- a CDS encoding 7TM diverse intracellular signaling domain-containing protein → MSKVILFLYFYLLFNLSFGQDKIVTIEHSTDLVQIGKKLSFFEDQTGSLSFNQIRQLDKEGKFNLHTKGIFARQASASTFWFRFQTQNLSDREIWLNINTTYLWEIDFYSPNSIGNYSKPLKTGVLRTRQEKLYPSNTFWLPLQKEKDNSIKTFYLKVKSGRSLEVPLLVGSLQALEKEKDKGDFMTAGFIGALIIMFLYNSFLFFATRKKLYLLYICYLFGITFSVTFANNYSFWVEFFGKDDFYTWIHIHIAFWITPVQIVVALITIFYLDLKQKNKFAYYFLISIIAIIFIIGCLNLFVPLQKIQFIHQFFLALNAITNLIISYWITFGRKKNGLFYALGWTSLVISVLIYLATINGIIPYFIYTRNAIYFGVILEIWFFSLALSDHIRSLRKENKRVIQNLLLKAEKEIEMRNQIIKNQKQLEEANTNNLKLAIANQERMVLRNIIDNLPVFIAMLDTNGNYIVANKMYEDSFFLPVSHIEGNHYLKVLPKNIADIHTPYLKQVNEGNPVEFADPLSLPNGKIIHSYGKYFPVFDENKKTKYITVFITNVSDLKDKEVELQRLNDTKDKLFSIISHDLRSPFAQLKGILDLFEKGGISENELKYFLPEIVKNVNYTSDLLNNLVYWAKTQMSGLHADPEEFNIYKLVANKQNLFDKEIKGKDLSFTNQVALETIVYADKNMIDLVIRNLVANAIKFCRKKDTILIKSEETANGFLIIRVVDTGIGISPKNKAKIFNEANFTTLGTHKEKGTGIGLKLCKEFIEGNGGKIWIDSEEEKGTIFSFSLPTQTR, encoded by the coding sequence ATGTCTAAAGTTATTCTGTTTTTATACTTTTATTTACTTTTTAACCTTTCCTTTGGACAGGATAAGATAGTAACGATTGAACATTCGACAGATTTAGTGCAAATAGGCAAAAAACTTTCTTTTTTTGAAGACCAAACAGGAAGTTTATCTTTTAATCAGATTAGACAGTTAGATAAAGAGGGAAAGTTCAATTTACATACAAAAGGAATTTTTGCACGCCAAGCATCTGCAAGTACTTTTTGGTTTCGTTTTCAAACACAAAACTTATCTGATAGAGAAATTTGGCTCAATATAAATACCACTTATTTGTGGGAAATTGATTTTTATAGTCCAAACTCAATAGGAAATTATTCAAAACCATTAAAAACAGGAGTTTTACGGACAAGGCAAGAAAAACTATATCCTTCAAATACCTTTTGGCTACCTCTTCAAAAAGAAAAAGATAATTCTATCAAAACTTTTTATCTAAAAGTAAAATCAGGACGTTCTTTGGAAGTTCCTTTATTAGTAGGAAGTTTGCAAGCCTTAGAAAAAGAGAAAGATAAAGGGGATTTTATGACTGCTGGTTTTATAGGAGCATTAATAATAATGTTTTTATATAATAGTTTTTTGTTTTTTGCTACAAGAAAAAAACTCTATTTATTGTATATCTGTTATCTTTTTGGGATTACATTTTCAGTTACATTTGCTAACAATTACTCTTTTTGGGTTGAGTTTTTTGGGAAAGATGATTTTTATACTTGGATTCATATACATATTGCATTTTGGATTACTCCTGTTCAAATTGTAGTTGCATTAATTACAATTTTTTATCTTGACTTAAAGCAAAAAAACAAATTTGCATATTATTTTTTAATTAGTATTATTGCTATAATTTTTATTATTGGTTGTTTAAATTTATTTGTTCCATTACAAAAAATTCAATTTATTCATCAGTTTTTTTTGGCTCTAAATGCTATTACAAACCTTATCATTTCATATTGGATTACCTTTGGAAGAAAAAAAAATGGTCTTTTTTATGCTTTAGGTTGGACAAGTCTTGTAATATCTGTATTAATTTATTTAGCTACTATTAATGGAATTATTCCATATTTCATTTATACTCGTAATGCAATTTATTTTGGTGTAATACTAGAAATTTGGTTTTTTTCGCTTGCTTTGAGTGACCATATTCGTAGCCTAAGAAAAGAAAATAAACGAGTAATTCAGAATCTACTTTTAAAAGCTGAAAAAGAAATTGAAATGAGAAATCAAATCATTAAAAATCAAAAGCAATTAGAAGAAGCCAATACGAATAACTTGAAACTAGCAATTGCAAATCAAGAAAGGATGGTTTTAAGAAATATCATTGACAACTTACCTGTTTTTATTGCAATGTTGGATACAAATGGCAATTATATAGTAGCCAATAAAATGTATGAAGACAGTTTTTTCCTGCCTGTATCTCATATAGAAGGAAATCATTATTTAAAAGTATTGCCCAAAAATATAGCTGATATTCATACTCCATATCTCAAACAAGTTAATGAAGGAAACCCTGTAGAATTTGCAGACCCATTATCTTTACCCAATGGAAAAATTATACACTCTTATGGAAAATATTTTCCTGTCTTTGATGAGAATAAAAAAACAAAATATATAACTGTTTTTATTACAAATGTGAGTGATTTAAAAGATAAAGAAGTCGAACTTCAACGTCTCAATGATACAAAAGATAAACTATTCTCTATTATTTCACATGATTTGCGTAGCCCATTTGCTCAACTAAAAGGTATCTTAGATTTATTTGAAAAAGGAGGAATCTCAGAAAATGAACTCAAATACTTTCTTCCCGAAATTGTCAAAAATGTAAATTATACCTCTGATTTATTGAACAACTTGGTCTATTGGGCAAAAACTCAAATGAGTGGTTTGCATGCTGACCCAGAAGAGTTCAATATTTATAAGTTAGTAGCCAACAAGCAAAATCTATTTGATAAAGAAATAAAAGGCAAAGATTTATCTTTTACAAACCAAGTTGCATTAGAAACAATCGTTTATGCCGATAAAAACATGATAGACTTGGTAATCAGAAACTTAGTAGCCAATGCCATCAAATTTTGTAGAAAAAAAGATACTATTTTGATAAAATCAGAAGAAACTGCAAATGGGTTTTTAATTATACGAGTAGTAGATACAGGAATTGGAATTTCTCCAAAAAATAAAGCTAAAATATTCAACGAAGCAAACTTTACAACCTTAGGAACACACAAAGAAAAAGGAACAGGAATCGGACTCAAGCTCTGTAAAGAATTTATTGAAGGAAATGGAGGAAAAATTTGGATTGATAGCGAAGAAGAAAAAGGAACAATATTTTCATTCTCATTGCCTACTCAAACAAGATAA
- a CDS encoding response regulator: MKWFNSLKLSLKITFSFLIITVVVAVMSGFTLKSLEDLRKRSQEVSEVHFEGLRLLTHIAEAYPMMLVKTRDVILSETLTQRKQYAQEITKDQQNIDKWTEELVSKLPSEEEQELYKKYTKALQEFQLLRITALGLAIDEQELQQSRDLIYGDLNKKAEDLKNTLDNLIQTKEKIAQQVQEDNDQVVQVAYIRLGILGVIVLIITFLIPVWIKRQISSPIEIMEEKAAQVALGDLENVELKLKGRNDEIGKLGQSFNEIAKSLGQIVRKANQISQGNYDVQLNVRGEKDDLSIALNEMTLSLRNQYYLKEGANKLNDLLSGHFTSKEVGEKSISFLGEFLEVGCAVLYIYNEENKKLKLYSSYAFTERDNLSNEYSLEEGVVGQVAYERKPIMLKNIPNNSQHITTGTISQTPSVTYTFPLLYETEICGVIELASFEPFTELKKQLITNSADLISSHLYSALQSERIKNLFEVAQAAKREAQTKAKEIEKANELLKEKQMHVQQQSEELQQQNEEMQQQAEELQQTNEELQQQQEQLEGQRTELQIRNEQLTVIQTDLEEKAEELERASKYKSEFLANMSHELRTPLNSIILLSDMLRRNSSKNLSEKEVQKCSIVYQSGNDLLNLINDILDISKIEAGKMSVNIYHFHTAELLSHLKPLFDEMARQKKLDFVVDDQLGIELFNDRDKISQVLKNFLSNAFKFTKKGSVTIRISKSNHDKLPVKISVIDSGIGIPQNKQKVIFEAFQQVDGSVSREFGGTGLGLSIARELTNMLGGEVHLSSEHGKGSEFYMLLPIENHIEEEDAKKRKLDVVYDKKRKPQLRSNASDVAEVKEKAAERRFKRVAQLAVEDDRETAQENDDIILIVEDNVDYANSLVEISRGLGFKSIIAVSGKEFWEDVEYYNPLGVLLDLGLPDITGSELLEQIKTKPKYRHIPITIVSAKDRNIELLEKGAIGYLQKPIEAKAVRDEVLRLTGISHKATKQMLIVEDDEFQQNYLLELFDKEGVVCKGVTTETAAKRELETGNYDIVIADLKLEKGTGMGLCRFIKEHNLNIPVIIYTGKDLTTSEKEEMRLYSVSVIIKHPQAYTQLLEKAKMFLHQVYEKNPIKKVTQDSTNNGNQSQSEIQTTETETSNFAERDNSNDHFNKATSEDFDSIVNKSLESYLADEADEANSDDLRGKRILIVDDDIRNVFVMTSALENHDADIIEAFNGKEALEILEEETVDLILMDIMMPIMNGFETIENIRKQDKWKDLPIIAVTAKAQDEDRIKCLEVGANDYMTKPVDYTILMKLIKKHLNKQKA; encoded by the coding sequence ATGAAATGGTTTAATAGTTTAAAATTATCACTCAAAATAACATTTAGTTTTCTTATCATTACTGTCGTGGTAGCAGTAATGTCTGGCTTTACTTTAAAATCACTTGAAGATCTGCGTAAACGCTCTCAAGAAGTTTCTGAAGTTCATTTTGAAGGTTTGCGTTTGCTGACTCATATTGCAGAAGCCTATCCAATGATGCTTGTCAAAACTCGTGATGTGATTTTGTCAGAAACTTTGACACAACGAAAACAGTATGCACAAGAAATCACAAAAGACCAGCAAAATATTGATAAATGGACAGAAGAATTAGTCTCAAAATTACCTTCTGAAGAAGAACAAGAATTATATAAAAAATATACAAAAGCATTACAGGAGTTTCAATTATTACGAATCACAGCTCTAGGCTTGGCTATTGATGAGCAAGAATTGCAACAGTCACGAGACCTGATTTATGGAGATTTGAATAAAAAAGCTGAAGATTTAAAAAATACATTAGATAATTTAATCCAAACAAAAGAAAAAATAGCTCAACAAGTACAAGAAGATAATGATCAAGTAGTACAGGTTGCTTATATAAGATTAGGTATTTTAGGAGTCATTGTATTAATAATTACTTTTCTAATTCCAGTTTGGATAAAAAGACAGATAAGCAGTCCTATTGAAATTATGGAAGAAAAAGCTGCTCAAGTGGCTTTAGGAGATTTGGAAAATGTAGAACTAAAACTTAAAGGAAGAAATGATGAAATAGGAAAGTTAGGACAAAGTTTTAATGAAATTGCAAAAAGTCTTGGACAAATTGTACGTAAAGCAAATCAAATCTCACAGGGAAATTATGATGTTCAGCTTAATGTACGAGGAGAAAAAGATGATTTGAGTATTGCACTTAATGAAATGACACTTTCTTTACGTAATCAGTATTATTTGAAAGAAGGTGCAAATAAATTAAATGATTTGCTTTCTGGGCATTTTACGTCAAAAGAAGTAGGGGAAAAAAGTATTAGCTTTTTGGGAGAGTTTTTAGAAGTAGGTTGTGCTGTTCTTTATATTTATAATGAAGAAAACAAAAAACTAAAACTGTATAGTTCTTATGCCTTTACAGAAAGAGATAATTTGTCAAATGAATATAGTTTGGAGGAAGGAGTTGTAGGACAAGTAGCCTATGAGAGAAAACCAATCATGTTGAAAAATATTCCTAATAATTCTCAACATATCACCACAGGAACAATTAGTCAAACTCCTTCAGTAACTTACACATTTCCATTATTATATGAAACTGAAATTTGTGGTGTAATAGAATTAGCAAGTTTTGAGCCTTTTACAGAACTAAAAAAGCAACTCATTACAAATTCAGCAGACCTTATTTCTTCACATTTATATTCGGCTTTACAAAGTGAACGTATCAAAAACCTTTTTGAAGTAGCACAAGCTGCAAAACGAGAAGCACAAACAAAAGCTAAAGAAATAGAAAAAGCAAATGAGCTTTTGAAAGAAAAACAAATGCATGTTCAGCAACAATCAGAAGAATTGCAACAGCAAAATGAAGAAATGCAACAACAAGCTGAAGAGCTTCAACAAACAAATGAAGAGCTTCAACAACAACAAGAACAACTAGAAGGACAGCGTACAGAGTTACAGATTCGTAACGAACAACTGACAGTTATTCAAACTGATTTAGAAGAAAAAGCAGAAGAGCTTGAAAGAGCAAGTAAGTACAAATCAGAGTTTTTGGCAAATATGTCACACGAACTTCGAACTCCTCTCAATTCTATTATTTTGCTTTCAGATATGCTTCGTCGAAACTCATCTAAAAATCTATCTGAAAAAGAAGTACAAAAATGTAGTATTGTTTATCAGTCTGGAAATGATTTATTAAATCTAATAAATGATATTCTTGATATTTCAAAAATTGAGGCTGGAAAAATGAGTGTTAATATTTATCACTTCCATACAGCCGAGTTGCTTTCACATCTCAAACCTTTGTTTGATGAAATGGCAAGACAAAAGAAATTAGATTTTGTTGTTGATGACCAATTAGGTATTGAATTATTTAATGATAGAGATAAAATTAGTCAAGTACTCAAAAATTTCTTATCAAATGCCTTTAAATTTACCAAAAAAGGAAGTGTAACTATTCGTATTTCGAAAAGTAATCATGACAAATTACCTGTCAAAATTTCAGTTATTGATTCTGGTATTGGTATTCCTCAGAATAAACAAAAAGTAATTTTTGAAGCCTTCCAACAAGTGGATGGCTCTGTTTCAAGAGAGTTTGGTGGAACAGGTTTAGGACTTTCTATTGCTCGTGAGCTCACAAATATGCTCGGTGGAGAAGTTCATTTGAGTTCAGAACATGGAAAAGGAAGTGAGTTTTATATGCTTCTACCAATTGAAAACCATATTGAAGAAGAAGATGCAAAAAAACGAAAACTGGATGTCGTTTATGATAAAAAAAGAAAGCCACAGCTTCGTTCAAATGCTTCCGATGTAGCTGAAGTAAAAGAAAAAGCTGCCGAACGTAGATTCAAACGTGTAGCACAACTTGCTGTTGAAGATGATAGAGAAACAGCACAAGAAAATGATGATATTATTTTGATTGTAGAAGATAATGTAGATTATGCCAATAGTTTGGTAGAAATTAGTCGTGGTTTAGGGTTCAAAAGTATTATTGCTGTTTCTGGAAAAGAATTTTGGGAAGATGTCGAATACTACAATCCATTAGGAGTACTTTTAGATTTAGGATTGCCTGATATTACGGGTTCAGAGCTTTTAGAACAAATTAAAACTAAACCAAAATATCGTCACATTCCAATTACAATTGTATCTGCCAAAGATAGAAATATTGAACTGCTTGAAAAAGGTGCTATTGGGTATCTTCAAAAACCGATTGAAGCAAAAGCTGTTCGTGATGAGGTTTTGCGTTTGACAGGAATCTCTCATAAAGCAACAAAACAAATGCTTATTGTAGAAGATGATGAGTTTCAACAAAATTATTTATTAGAATTATTTGATAAAGAAGGAGTGGTTTGTAAAGGCGTAACTACCGAAACAGCAGCCAAAAGAGAACTAGAAACAGGAAATTATGATATTGTAATTGCTGATTTGAAATTGGAAAAAGGAACTGGAATGGGTCTTTGTAGATTCATAAAAGAGCATAATCTCAATATTCCTGTCATTATTTATACTGGAAAAGATTTGACAACTTCTGAAAAAGAAGAAATGCGTTTGTATTCGGTAAGTGTAATCATAAAACATCCACAAGCCTATACTCAACTTTTAGAGAAAGCAAAAATGTTTTTGCATCAAGTTTACGAGAAAAATCCAATTAAAAAAGTAACTCAAGATTCTACTAATAATGGCAATCAATCTCAATCAGAAATTCAAACAACTGAAACAGAAACGTCGAATTTTGCAGAAAGAGATAACAGTAATGACCATTTTAATAAAGCAACATCTGAAGATTTTGATTCTATTGTCAATAAAAGTTTAGAGTCTTATTTAGCTGACGAAGCCGATGAAGCGAATAGCGATGACCTAAGAGGAAAACGAATTTTGATTGTAGATGATGATATTCGTAATGTTTTTGTGATGACTTCTGCCCTAGAAAACCACGATGCTGATATTATAGAGGCGTTTAATGGAAAAGAAGCATTAGAAATATTAGAAGAAGAAACTGTTGATTTGATTTTGATGGATATTATGATGCCGATTATGAATGGCTTTGAAACCATCGAAAATATCAGAAAACAAGATAAATGGAAAGACTTGCCTATCATTGCCGTAACTGCAAAAGCACAAGATGAAGATAGAATAAAATGTCTTGAAGTGGGAGCAAATGATTATATGACAAAACCAGTAGATTATACAATTTTGATGAAATTGATCAAAAAACATCTTAATAAACAAAAAGCATAA
- the cdaA gene encoding diadenylate cyclase CdaA has product MFFCFDIGFLEIKWVDIFDILLVGILIYNFYKLVRGTVALRVFIGFLSLYFLYLIVQATEMELLSSILGQFMGVGVIAAVVLFQDELRRFLLLIGKAPAFNSEFWNSLFGKDTANIIWNIDAIVDSTKEMARTSTGALIVISRFDDMEKYAQTGDIIDCKISKRIISSIFFKNSPLHDGAAIFYKGRIMAARCRLPLSTNEQIPASLGMRHRAAIGMSEGTSTLILIVSEETGQISIVKNGDITKNLSPQQTRQMLNEYLSAEEKEIDAVPLPN; this is encoded by the coding sequence TTGTTTTTCTGTTTCGATATTGGATTTTTGGAAATAAAATGGGTAGATATTTTTGATATTCTGCTTGTTGGCATTTTGATTTATAATTTTTACAAACTTGTCAGAGGAACGGTTGCACTTCGTGTGTTTATCGGTTTTTTGTCGTTGTATTTTTTATACCTTATTGTACAGGCTACTGAAATGGAACTTTTATCTTCTATTTTGGGACAATTTATGGGCGTTGGTGTAATTGCTGCTGTGGTTTTGTTTCAAGATGAGCTTCGTCGTTTTTTACTTTTGATTGGAAAAGCTCCTGCCTTTAATTCTGAATTTTGGAATAGCCTTTTTGGAAAAGATACAGCAAATATAATTTGGAATATTGATGCTATTGTAGATTCTACAAAGGAAATGGCTCGTACAAGCACAGGCGCACTTATCGTGATTTCCCGTTTTGATGATATGGAAAAATATGCACAAACAGGAGATATTATCGATTGCAAAATCTCAAAACGAATTATTTCATCTATTTTTTTCAAGAATAGTCCTTTACATGATGGTGCTGCAATTTTTTATAAAGGTCGTATTATGGCTGCTCGTTGCAGGCTACCTCTTTCAACAAACGAACAAATTCCTGCTTCTTTAGGAATGCGACACCGTGCAGCAATTGGAATGAGTGAAGGAACAAGTACACTTATTTTAATAGTTTCGGAAGAAACAGGACAAATTTCAATTGTAAAAAATGGAGATATTACAAAAAATCTTTCTCCTCAACAGACTCGCCAAATGCTAAACGAATATCTTTCTGCTGAAGAAAAAGAGATTGATGCTGTGCCTTTACCAAACTAA
- a CDS encoding sodium:solute symporter, producing MSPQTTFFVLLAYFGVLFFISWRTSRGATTETFFTANRNAPWYLVAFGMIGASLSGVTFISVPGQVETNAFSYMQIVFGYLLGYLVIATVLLPLYYKHNLTSIYEYLNTRFGFWSYKTGASFFILSRIVGSAFRLFLAAGVLQIFLFEPLGIPFEIAVLVTIILVLLYTFQGGIKTIVWTDTLQTLFMLLAVGITIVMIGKELGLNSISEIYTSVSDNSMSKIFFWDMNTPKNFYKQFLGGAFIAITMTGLDQDMMQKNLSCKTLKESQKNIFWFSIVLVFVNLLFLAMGALLYMYANTKGIAIPERTDMLYPIIAKNHLPALAGILFLIGIIAAAYSSADSALTALTTSFCVDFLGFNDKDSSNSILADKNTEAKIIDLPKKEVLNEQEKKSTRVKVQVGFAAVLFFVIVALHYINDRSVIDGIFTAAGYTYGPLLGLYAFGMFTKIQIKDNFTPFICVIAPIITFSLVSFINNSPETFGGYKIGYEAILINGGLTFLGLLLAKK from the coding sequence ATGTCCCCACAAACTACCTTTTTCGTTTTGCTTGCTTATTTCGGCGTTTTATTTTTTATTTCTTGGCGCACTTCAAGAGGCGCAACCACCGAAACTTTTTTTACAGCTAATCGAAATGCACCTTGGTATTTGGTTGCCTTCGGAATGATTGGGGCATCGCTTTCTGGTGTTACCTTTATTTCTGTTCCAGGGCAAGTAGAAACAAATGCTTTTAGTTATATGCAAATTGTCTTTGGGTATTTATTGGGTTATTTAGTAATTGCTACGGTTTTGCTTCCTCTTTATTACAAACACAACCTAACTTCCATTTACGAATATTTGAATACTCGTTTTGGTTTTTGGTCATATAAAACGGGAGCTAGTTTTTTTATTTTATCTCGGATTGTAGGCTCTGCTTTTCGTTTGTTTTTGGCTGCTGGTGTTTTACAGATTTTTCTTTTTGAACCACTAGGAATTCCGTTTGAAATAGCTGTTTTGGTTACTATTATTTTGGTTTTGCTTTATACATTTCAAGGAGGAATCAAGACGATTGTTTGGACAGATACTTTACAAACTCTTTTTATGCTTTTGGCTGTTGGAATTACGATTGTGATGATAGGAAAAGAATTAGGATTAAATTCTATTTCAGAAATTTATACTTCTGTTTCGGATAATTCTATGAGTAAAATCTTCTTTTGGGATATGAATACACCAAAAAATTTCTACAAACAGTTTTTGGGAGGTGCTTTTATTGCCATCACAATGACAGGGTTAGACCAAGATATGATGCAAAAAAACTTGTCTTGCAAAACGCTCAAAGAATCTCAAAAAAATATATTTTGGTTTAGTATCGTCTTAGTTTTTGTCAATTTATTATTTCTTGCGATGGGTGCGCTTTTGTATATGTATGCAAACACAAAAGGTATAGCAATTCCAGAAAGAACAGATATGCTCTATCCAATCATTGCTAAAAATCATTTGCCAGCACTTGCAGGAATTTTATTTTTAATCGGAATTATTGCAGCAGCTTATTCTAGTGCTGATTCGGCTCTTACGGCTCTAACAACTTCTTTTTGTGTGGATTTTTTAGGATTTAATGATAAAGATTCTTCAAATTCTATTTTAGCTGATAAAAATACAGAAGCCAAAATTATTGATTTACCAAAAAAAGAAGTATTAAACGAACAAGAAAAAAAATCTACTCGTGTGAAGGTTCAAGTGGGTTTTGCAGCCGTTTTATTTTTTGTAATTGTGGCTTTACATTATATAAATGATAGGTCAGTTATTGATGGAATTTTTACAGCAGCAGGTTATACATATGGTCCTTTATTGGGTTTATATGCTTTTGGAATGTTTACTAAGATTCAAATAAAAGATAATTTTACGCCTTTTATTTGTGTGATTGCTCCTATTATCACATTTTCTTTGGTTTCTTTTATCAATAATTCGCCTGAAACTTTTGGAGGATATAAAATTGGCTATGAAGCCATTTTGATAAATGGAGGACTTACTTTTTTAGGACTTTTATTGGCTAAGAAATAA
- a CDS encoding helix-turn-helix domain-containing protein — protein MNIRPITNEREYQNALQRLELVFDAKKGTEEGNELEILSILIDKYEHENFPIGMPDPIEAIKFRMEQMGMSNKELAEILGFKSRVSEIFNRKRKLSLDMIRKLHTSLSIPTEVLIQEYN, from the coding sequence ATGAACATAAGACCTATTACCAACGAAAGAGAGTATCAAAATGCACTACAAAGATTAGAGCTAGTTTTTGATGCAAAAAAAGGAACAGAAGAGGGAAATGAACTAGAAATTCTTTCTATATTGATTGATAAATATGAACATGAAAACTTTCCAATCGGAATGCCTGACCCAATAGAAGCCATAAAATTTAGAATGGAACAAATGGGAATGAGTAATAAAGAATTAGCCGAAATATTAGGTTTTAAAAGCAGAGTTAGTGAGATTTTTAATAGAAAAAGAAAATTGAGTTTGGATATGATACGAAAACTTCATACTTCTTTGTCTATTCCTACTGAAGTTTTAATTCAAGAATATAATTGA
- a CDS encoding type II toxin-antitoxin system HigB family toxin, translating to MRIIAKKTLREFWEIHADCEEQLKAWYRETEKSNFQSINQLKESYPSASILKENRIFYNIKGNTYRLIVKFNFEFQIGWIRFIGTHSEYDKINANEI from the coding sequence ATGAGAATAATTGCTAAAAAAACCTTACGAGAATTTTGGGAAATACATGCTGATTGTGAAGAGCAATTAAAGGCATGGTATAGAGAAACAGAAAAATCAAATTTTCAAAGTATAAATCAATTAAAAGAAAGCTATCCAAGTGCAAGTATTCTCAAAGAAAATAGAATTTTCTATAATATCAAAGGGAATACATATCGCTTAATTGTGAAGTTCAATTTTGAGTTTCAGATAGGTTGGATTAGATTTATAGGAACTCATTCTGAATATGATAAAATTAACGCAAACGAAATATAA